A part of Novipirellula artificiosorum genomic DNA contains:
- a CDS encoding serine hydrolase domain-containing protein, which translates to MKKFVLLVGLFALALSPFNLALAQGDPLQRSTPESQGVSSAQIAKYLEAANEQVDSMHSFMLVRHGKVIAEAWWAPQSAEQPHVLWSLSKSFTSTAVGIAVAEGKLSVDDRVLELFPEDAPQNPSANLQAMRVRDLLTMSTGHQDEVNLREAEHWTKAFMNHPVPHKPGTHFQYNTPATYMLSAIVQKVSGQTVLDYLRPRLFEPLGIAAPRWDESPQGISIGGYGLYLCTEDIAKFGQLYLQQGHWNGQQLVPESWIEQATSKQVSNGSDPDRDWDQGYGFQFWRCRFGAYRGDGKDGQFCVVLPEQDAVIAITANTRDMQAELNVVWEKLKSAFHDSPLPEDPDAQRKLSELIETLKATR; encoded by the coding sequence ATGAAGAAGTTCGTATTGCTAGTCGGATTATTCGCTTTGGCGCTGAGTCCGTTCAATCTCGCGTTAGCTCAAGGCGATCCTTTGCAGCGCAGTACACCCGAATCCCAAGGCGTTTCATCGGCGCAGATCGCGAAGTATCTCGAAGCCGCGAACGAACAAGTCGATTCCATGCACAGCTTTATGCTGGTGCGGCATGGGAAGGTGATCGCCGAAGCCTGGTGGGCTCCCCAATCGGCAGAGCAACCCCACGTGCTATGGTCGCTCAGTAAGAGCTTTACATCGACGGCCGTTGGGATCGCGGTGGCCGAAGGGAAGTTAAGTGTCGATGATCGGGTCTTGGAATTGTTCCCCGAGGACGCACCACAGAACCCCTCAGCGAATCTGCAAGCGATGCGAGTGCGCGATCTGTTGACCATGTCGACTGGACACCAAGACGAGGTCAATTTGCGAGAAGCGGAGCATTGGACCAAGGCGTTTATGAACCATCCGGTCCCCCACAAACCGGGAACTCATTTTCAATACAACACGCCCGCCACCTACATGCTTTCGGCGATCGTCCAAAAGGTCAGCGGTCAAACCGTGTTGGATTATCTGCGACCGCGTCTGTTTGAACCGCTGGGCATTGCTGCGCCGCGGTGGGACGAGAGTCCGCAAGGGATTTCGATCGGCGGCTACGGTTTGTACCTCTGCACCGAGGACATCGCGAAGTTCGGGCAGTTGTACCTGCAGCAGGGGCATTGGAACGGTCAGCAGCTTGTTCCCGAGTCCTGGATCGAGCAGGCGACATCGAAACAAGTCTCCAACGGCAGCGACCCGGATCGCGACTGGGACCAAGGGTATGGCTTTCAGTTTTGGCGCTGCCGTTTTGGCGCCTACCGTGGCGATGGCAAAGACGGCCAGTTTTGTGTGGTTTTGCCGGAGCAAGATGCGGTGATCGCCATCACCGCCAACACGCGTGACATGCAGGCGGAACTGAACGTGGTCTGGGAAAAACTCAAAAGTGCATTTCACGACAGCCCGCTTCCCGAGGATCCGGATGCCCAAAGGAAGTTGAGTGAGCTGATTGAGACGTTGAAGGCAACGAGATGA